The Flavobacterium sp. 123 genome contains a region encoding:
- a CDS encoding glycoside hydrolase family 65 protein encodes MNQDYIKADNWSIIEEGFDVESVKSSESLFSIGNGAMGQRANFEEKYTGETFQGSYIAGIYYPDKTKVGWWKNGYPEYFAKVLNAPNWIGIDIEINGEELDLNACTEVKNFRRELNMKEGWYNRSFEATLKNGTEIAVNIRRFLSLNLDEVGYINYEITPLNKDVKVIYKPYIDAGVTNEDANWEEKFWEPLDVKKSGNEAFVTAQTFKTHFKVTTFMHNSIWSNGENTNISPSSIDAFSDKIQFSYGTIIAKGAKSSIQKIGGYTVSLNHENTQTAAEKLIQSVLSKGYNQLLQEQIEAWAKIWEMSDITIDGDVKAQQGIRFNIFQLNQTYLGKDSRLNIGPKGFTGEKYGGSTYWDTEAYCIPFYMATKDQQVARNLLTYRYNQLDKAIENAAKLGFTNGAALYPMVTMNGEECHNEWEITFEEIHRNGAIAFAIYNYFRYTGDYSYIPEKGLEVLIGIARFWHQRANFSTNLDKYVILGVTGPNEYENNVNNNFYTNYIAKWCLDYTHEQIQKVSLEYPSDHKRITEKVKISDAELQSWKKVADNMYFPYSEEHNVYLQQDGFLDKQLVRVADLDKSQRPINQKWSWDRILRSPYIKQADVLQCFYFFEDHFSKEELKNNFEFYESFTVHESSLSPCVHSIQAALLDKMEMAYTFYLRTSRLDLDDYNKEVEEGCHITSMAGTWMSIVEGFGGMRVKENTLHFSPKIPKEWDGYSFKINFRNQILKVSISHKETTFSIDGDTELSIVNNGKTIVVSPNSLVTV; translated from the coding sequence AGGCTGGTGGAAAAATGGATATCCTGAGTATTTTGCTAAAGTATTGAATGCGCCAAACTGGATTGGGATTGACATTGAAATCAATGGTGAAGAACTAGATTTAAATGCATGTACTGAAGTGAAAAACTTCCGTCGTGAATTAAATATGAAAGAAGGATGGTACAACCGTTCTTTTGAAGCTACTTTGAAAAACGGAACTGAAATCGCTGTAAATATTCGTCGTTTTCTTTCCTTAAACTTAGACGAAGTAGGTTACATCAACTATGAAATTACACCTTTGAACAAAGATGTAAAAGTAATTTACAAGCCTTATATTGATGCAGGTGTAACCAATGAAGATGCAAACTGGGAAGAGAAATTCTGGGAACCTTTGGATGTAAAAAAATCAGGAAATGAAGCTTTTGTAACTGCACAAACGTTCAAAACGCATTTCAAGGTGACTACTTTTATGCACAACAGCATTTGGTCAAATGGCGAAAACACAAATATTTCTCCATCATCTATCGATGCATTTTCAGATAAAATTCAATTTTCTTACGGAACTATTATCGCTAAAGGCGCAAAATCAAGTATTCAAAAAATTGGTGGTTATACCGTTTCTTTAAACCACGAAAATACTCAAACTGCTGCCGAAAAATTGATTCAATCTGTTTTATCAAAAGGATACAACCAATTATTACAAGAGCAAATCGAAGCTTGGGCGAAAATCTGGGAAATGTCAGACATCACTATTGATGGTGATGTAAAAGCACAACAAGGAATTCGTTTCAATATTTTCCAATTAAATCAAACCTACCTTGGTAAAGATTCTCGTTTGAATATTGGTCCAAAAGGTTTCACAGGAGAAAAATACGGAGGATCTACTTATTGGGATACCGAAGCGTATTGCATTCCATTTTACATGGCAACAAAAGATCAGCAAGTAGCTCGAAATTTATTGACTTACCGTTACAATCAGTTGGACAAAGCAATTGAAAATGCTGCTAAATTAGGCTTTACAAATGGCGCTGCTTTGTATCCAATGGTAACCATGAATGGAGAAGAATGCCATAACGAATGGGAAATTACTTTTGAAGAAATCCATAGAAATGGTGCTATTGCTTTTGCCATCTATAACTACTTCCGTTATACTGGTGATTACAGCTATATCCCTGAAAAAGGATTAGAAGTACTTATTGGTATTGCGCGTTTCTGGCACCAAAGAGCTAATTTTTCTACTAATTTAGATAAATATGTAATCCTTGGAGTTACAGGTCCTAATGAATATGAAAACAACGTAAACAATAATTTCTACACGAATTATATTGCTAAATGGTGTTTAGATTATACGCACGAACAAATTCAAAAAGTGTCTCTTGAATACCCTTCAGACCACAAAAGAATTACGGAGAAAGTAAAAATTTCAGATGCTGAATTACAATCTTGGAAAAAAGTAGCGGACAATATGTACTTCCCATATTCTGAAGAACATAATGTATACTTACAACAAGATGGTTTCTTAGACAAGCAATTAGTGAGAGTTGCTGATTTAGATAAAAGCCAAAGACCAATCAATCAAAAATGGTCTTGGGACAGAATTTTACGTTCTCCATATATCAAACAAGCAGATGTTTTACAATGCTTCTATTTCTTCGAAGATCATTTCTCGAAAGAAGAATTGAAAAACAATTTTGAATTCTACGAATCATTTACTGTTCACGAAAGTTCTCTTTCACCATGTGTTCACTCGATTCAAGCTGCTTTATTAGACAAAATGGAAATGGCTTATACTTTCTATTTAAGAACTTCTCGTCTAGATTTAGATGATTACAACAAAGAGGTTGAGGAAGGATGTCATATTACATCTATGGCAGGAACTTGGATGAGTATTGTAGAAGGTTTTGGAGGTATGCGTGTAAAAGAAAACACATTGCACTTCTCTCCAAAAATTCCAAAAGAATGGGATGGATATTCTTTCAAAATTAACTTTAGAAATCAAATTCTAAAAGTTTCAATTTCACATAAAGAAACAACATTCTCTATCGATGGTGATACAGAATTATCTATTGTCAATAATGGAAAAACAATTGTTGTTTCTCCAAACAGTTTAGTTACCGTTTAA